The DNA region ATCCTCAAGTAAACGCTCCAGCGTTTTGCGTTGAATCGTTGAAGGTAACTAAATCGCTTAAGATTCCTTGGGATGCTGGTTCTAGTTGTAAAATAGAACTAGAAAGTGAAGATTCGTCAAGGAAAAGTTGGTTTGATGGAACTATAACATCAGTTGAACCATTTGATCCAGATCATTGGAAATTATCACCATGGAAGAGTATTAAGGTTAAATGGGACAATGATCTTGAGAATACTTTACTTGAATACGTAAAATTTGTAAGTCCATGGATGATTGAATCAGTTCTATCAATCATTCCTCAACTTATAAATCTATCATTATCACAACCAAAGAAGAAGTCAAGATATGATCATCAACCTTCATTGTTGACTTCATCCTCGTCAATGTTTTCCGGCAACCTCCAACAGGGTGTTGTTCcatttaatgattattattgtaatgttaCTCCTGTGGGCATGCAGGGAGCCGGGCAAGATCCAAATGGATcattattatcatcatcatcatcaatggTGAATTATTACAATCAGTTTCAAACTGCAGGTTCTTACAAGATTTTGAAATCTAATTTTCCCAAATTTAACTATCATCCTGGTTGTGTGACCATCGCCGCCGCCGGCGAAGTGGTTGCCGACGGGAAGGAAGAAGATGAGAATGATTCAAGCCATATTTATATTTTCGGAACACGAATAGAGAAGATGAAGTTAGATGATGAGAGCCCATCTGAGGAAGGCATGGATGATGATGTTCAAGGAGATGGAAATGGTAATGAAAGCATTGAGGaataaaaatctgatttttaTTTGTAGAAAGAGTTGTTTTTtagattaatgtttttatttatttaacttttgtttttgagatttataaattttgggatctATAATTAAGTGGAAtctttttgttttattgaaTTTGAAGTTGTTAAGGTGTTGTTTGATCAAATAGCTATTGATaggtgaaatgttatttattatggTTAGATGATTCAAGTGAATAAAATATCTTGAATTAGTATATTGTATTTAGTGTTACTAAATCCATTGTTGATATGTTATTTATTgggaaaaatgtcaattttaccatcaaactataaaaaaatatttatgtataccactgaactaatttttgttcgtttATACCACTGTAATTGAGTTTAATATTCATCTATGTCACTGCTGGACAAAAACATCCAAACCCGTTTTCCGTTAAATTATGACACGTGTGATTgacatgttattttttaaaaattaatatatattatatatttatttttatttactattttaaatcataaaacttaatttatattttcaaaagaaattatacattttgagaattattaataataattaatttttttaattaatatattttcaacatttatttttattaacctttctaaataataaaatccgttaataaaaataaatgttaaaaatatattaattaaaacaaaatgaattattatttttgtctctCAAAATGTTTATATTGTTTAGTTAATGTctctgaaaatataaaattttattatttagaaattatgaataaaattataatatatattaatttaaaaaaaaattgacatgtCAATCACACGTGTCATCATTTAACGAAAAACTTATCGGACTTGGATGTTTTTGTTAACTAGTGATATAGATGAACATTAAGTTCAACTACAGTGGTATGAACGAACAAAATTTAGTTCAGTGATATACATGATTATTTCGTTATAGTTcaatgataaaattgacattcttctcgttatttattagtaaaatatcttaaattagtaTAGTTGTATTTTGAAGTGTGACTAAATTAAATGATTACTTATTTATGGAGAAAGGATAAGGTAGCCAAGTTAAGAAATAAAAGAGATACAATCTCGAAAAAAATGGATAAAGAATATTGCAATAATAATTCTACTTCgccatgatttttttatttttttttaagttagtaGACCAAAAGACATgcattaaattttgttaatccactttttttcaaaaaaataaaataaattgggtTTGTGAATATATTTGGAGCTTGTGTTTATGTTGGgttatttcacatttttattgggtttttgaaaaacaaaaaactttGCTTCTTTGATGAtggatttttaatatttttataggGCTTAAAAAAAAGAGgtgtttgattaaaatttggttaataaggttttcaattttcttgtaaaaaaaatcaatacaatttgataaaaattatactttaaatataacgagattaattatttaaaataataataaaaacataaacaaaaatttattcaccaacaaatatacaaacaaaatcagaaattCTTAAGAAAAAATACTTCCCATCTCGCAAAAATAATAACATGATAAAGTATATGTATTGATTGTCATGATCATTGACGTCTTAAGTCTTAAGTTTACCTTCAAATTAAATAATCGGAATAGAGATTAATCGACTCAATCCAACTGAACTCGCgttttttattcaaacttttCAATATTagagtttttaattgattttattattattattattattattattattattatatatatatataataggcttaatttatcatttattatatactACTATTTCTCTAAACAATCTTATCAATTTTTTcccttaaatatttttgtttatttttagttttttctattaattactataattaaaaaataatcttaaatacttattattctttattaattGTCTTTTAACACACATATTTACCAAGAGGAtgatttatttgagtttttgatatattttaacttaattttatttaattaattattttaaagttgatttacaaatataaaatttgaatgcATGAATGTATATAATCATATTTCAAAAGGTTATAAAACTAACCATATATTTGTTATATCTAATAGATTGGATATATAGTAGAATCAATGATTTTAATAGCTAGATATAAAATGATCTATTAGTGTCAAATTGATATCTATAATCTATATAACCAAAAACTAAAGAaataggatatatatatataaagtcacAATGTTGCAATGCAATTAGAaacatattcaaatattattatttggcatgtattatttgaattaaatagaattattagatctacatttatttcaaaaaattttacaAAACAATTTTTTCGATGCTAAATTTAAGAATCAGCATAAGAGATCAAGatgtcacgagttcgatttcATCTGAGAGCACTTTAAATAAAAACAGCCTTGTTCGATTTGGGTGTATTATGGTtgacacatttatttttgtacataaaTGACCAAATgtgagattgttgaaatttatAAGTTActaatacaataaataattgtacaaatatcatctttatataagttaaaataatgtgatctcATTTGAAATCGAGATGGTTTATATGtgtatttttcattaatataaaatatttttaattttatggatggttatattaaaaataatcaaacaaaattaaatacacaatattggttatttttttaactgTAATGGTCTCCTAACTAAAGTATTGTCATTTCCTTTCTACATTCGgaatcaaaaaaaaaagaaaaagttaattaatgtaCTAATCAATTGccaactttaataaaaaaaaatgagttattatGAATAGAGGTACACTTACGTATCCAGATTTAATTTCTCGACTTAATTCAGAAAATTCTAactttttaatacaaaataatattgctttaaaattaatatggtCAACTTTTAAGGCACTCCTTTTTCAGTCCAAAataggaaggaaggaaggaaatatctttttttcattaacAAACCTTAATTTGATGTCTCAACTCCCCCATCAACAGTTGCTTCTAAGCTTTCTCCAAACCTTTACATCCTTTTCGACCATTCAGTCCCAACCTAGCTACCATAATTGCATTTATAAAACCCATTTCACCTCCTGTTCTAACCATCAACTCTCAGCTCTCTCCAGCAACTCTACACCAGTCAAGAATTAATGGAGCCCAAGAGCTGTAAATGGTTAGAAGGACATCTCTTTTCCTGCCTTCTTTTCCTCATCTTCCTCTGCCACCCCACTTTCGCCGCAGTAAAGACATACCAATTTGATGTTAGGGTTCATCTCTgcaatttatatgttaatttcttccttttctttacatgtttttataaaccatattataattattatgaaatggGTTTGCAGATACAAGTGAAGAATGTGAGCAGGTTGTGTAATTCTAAACCTATTGTCACAGTCAACGGGTTGTTTCCAGGGCCAACTATTCATGTTAGAGATGGAGATCAACTTCTTGTCAATGTCACCAATCATGCTCAATACAATATGTCCATTCATTGGTAACTCATCATCATTAATTATGCCTATGACCCTGTGGTTGAGTATTGATAGTTTTGGGAATCTATGCaatgtattttatttgttcTAACAAATAATATggagatatataatttttaacattaaaattgataaaaatgaaTTAGCTTATAAGTTTAATTGTATATTTGAAGTGTTCACATTTTAAGAGAAAAGGGGTAGTAGTATCATATAATGGTATATAAGTTGCATTTTCCTATAATCGACCCTTTTTCTTAAAACATGACTTTTGCTagcttttttaattttctcGTTTGATTGATGGAATGGCCAGGCATGGTTTGAAACAATTCCGCAATGGTTGGGCAGACGGACCGGCTTATATAACTCAGTGTCCCATTAAGACGGGAAACAACTATGTTTACAATATTACGATTACAGGTCAAAGAGGGACCTTATGGTGGCATCACACATTTTGTGGCTAAGGGCAACCGTTTATGGGGCTATTGTTATCATGCCTAAACAAGGAACTCAATTTCCTTTCCCTCAACCATATCTTGAACAAACCCTAATTCTAGGTCAATAATAGTTCATTTTCACaaccttaaatatatatttatcccaTGCATGCAAACTGATTAAATAGATTGAAAATCTGGCTTTGTTTGATAATCATGTGCAGGAGAATGGTGGAATCAGGACGTGGAAACACTTGTTAACCAAGGTAACAAGTTGGGATTGCCGCCACCACCCTCCGATGCTCATACGATCAACGGGAAACCTGGTCCACTGTTTCCATGTTCCGAGAAATGTAAGAATACttataattttgttgtttacgaattaaaattaattatcgtGGTTTAAGTAAAACGTGATATCAATAACACTTTTCCTCacaaattaatttgtgataGACACATACGCCTTGGAGGTTGAACAAGGGAAAACTTACCTATTGAGGATTATCAACGCTGCACTGAATGACGAGTTATTCTTCGCCATAGCTGGCCACAACATGACCGTCGTTGAAATAGACGCGGTTTATACCAAGCCTTTCATAACCAATGCCATACTAATCGCTCCGGGTCAAACCACAAATGTTCTCGTTACAGCCGATCAGGCACCGAACCGTTACTTTATCGGCGCTAGGGCTTTCATGGACGCACCAGTCATAGTAGATAACATGACCGCCGCAGCCATTTTACAGTACAAAGGCGTGCCAAACACGGTCTTGCCCATCTTTCCCCAATTGCCGGCTCAAAACAATACCGACTTTGCTTTAAGCTATAACGGAAAACTCAAGAGCCTAAACACTCCTCAATATCCGGCAAATGTTCCATTGACCATTGATCGACATCTCTTCTATACTATCGGCTTGGGGATCAACGCATGCACGACTTGTCAAAACGGAACTCAACTAACTGCTTCGTTGAACAACGTAACATTTGTGATGCCCAAGATTGGCCTATTGCAAGCTCATTACTTCAATACCCCGGGTGTTTATAGAACCGATTTTCCCGACAAGCCCCAGACCACATTTAACTACACGGGTGCGCCACTTACAGCGAACCTCGGTACATCACTCGGGACGAGGCTTAGCAAGTTGGCTTTCAATTCCACGGTTGAGCTGGTTTTGCAAGACACTAATCTTCTAACGGTCGAATCTCACCCTTTTCACCTTCATGGTTTCAATTTCTTTGTGGTCGGGTCTGGCATAGGAAACTTTGACGCCAAGAAAGATCCGGCCAAGTTCAACTTGGTCGATCCTCCCGAGAGAAACACAATTGGGGTCCCCACCGGCGGGTGGGCAGCTATTAGGTTTAGGGCCGATAATCCAGGTATTCATTCAAACTTGTTTTTTCCTACACAAACCTACTTGTGGAAATGAGTTTATGAACTCTACCCCTGAATTATGAGTTTTCGCGacgtatttatttaaatttgtgcAATCATTGtattgttttaacatttatatatctcaatataGGAGTGTGGTTCATGCATTGCCATCTAGAACTTCATACCATGTGGGGATTAAAGATGGCGTTTGTGGTCGAAAATGGGAAGTCAATCGAGCAATCGGTTCTTCCTCCTCCGGCAGACCTCCCAACATGCTAGAAGACAACCGTTCTATTGTATGCGACAAGACAACTCCCACAAAAGCAGAGGATTTTTCTTACAATgcaatgtaattaattaatatcatctGTAAACACATATTATTGTTTTAGGtccttataatatataaagacCTTGATACCGATGTAATAAGAACATCAAAATACTGACAGTTCATTGAACACATTGATGGATTACTAGATTTCTTAACTTTGTTATTGTTTAAAGTTACACACTAATTACAATTACACcacatttttaatctttttttttcaaactaactAATCAAACTTAGGtcattaatatcattaaatGATTAGTTTCCAACAGTTGTGACTTTGCCCCATAGCTAGGTTGTGCTCTTTGTAGGCTTagtactatatatttttttaatacatttataatatttgagttatttaaataacactttaaaaaaaatttaaagaaaaaacgcttaatcatttatatttatgaactattaaaatttaaactatgAAATATTGTATAATTTAACTTTCATCTCTAATctctaattaaatagtttataatatatttatatattttatttaaaatgaattaattattatttttcatcgaaaatatttaattttatatttataaattatttcaatttaaattttaaatattatttcatttaatactataaaatattttagtaaattattaacaacttcattttttttcaaataaatactaatcacaattcaaataaaattaatacattaattattaagtttaaaattatgttattatcCAAGAAAACTCCAAGCTTCGTTCTAAGTTGATGGAAAACTACCTAGATCATTTAGGAAATCTATTGCAGTGTCTGTAAGGCGACAATTTCATAAATCGAAGTTATAtatagtgttttatttttaacctttcaAATTTGTAACTTATTCGTCTCttcattgtttttcttttcgTTTGCTCAATAAAGTTCTCAGAATGATTTAGAAGCTAATTGCTAGATTAGAAGCGAACGAATCATCCTAACAAAAGTTTGCCtaaattcatattttctccAATTTTCGGGGATTGTTGTCTATTTCAAGCAAGCTCGAAGGAGATGATCAAGAATGATTATATGATCAATTTAGGAATGATctgtgaaataaaataactattgtGAGCTCAtgcacaaaaaaaaatgtaaagaacGGTTAAAACTTCCTTTTGTGTTGCCTAGAATTATCTAGCGATTCTATGTCAACCTAAATTCACGGTTAGCTTTTTAGGACAATTTTAGGTTGATTAGAATAAGAGTTCAACTACTGTAATCACGTTTGTGAGAATTAATAGTTGGCCAAT from Impatiens glandulifera chromosome 5, dImpGla2.1, whole genome shotgun sequence includes:
- the LOC124938886 gene encoding auxin response factor 16-like; translation: MNKFQLWTALAGNLAKTIRKDQKVYFFPQGYQEQADRIVDFENIPSSIESSIKCKVLGVKYLANHETDEVYLKINLLPVPVNGSCSLDDDNDDDEDDEDDGDIHKLVAFAKTLTPSDANNGGGFSVPRYCADTMFPKLNFDDDPPVQNLRIKDVHGRIWTFRHIYRGSPRRHLFTTGWSGFVNNKKLISGDSIVFVKDNNGEIRVGLRRRINREASGDQTESSSAAAPPPPPRSRWNETKISPESVIESLNLASKGEAFEVVYYPQVNAPAFCVESLKVTKSLKIPWDAGSSCKIELESEDSSRKSWFDGTITSVEPFDPDHWKLSPWKSIKVKWDNDLENTLLEYVKFVSPWMIESVLSIIPQLINLSLSQPKKKSRYDHQPSLLTSSSSMFSGNLQQGVVPFNDYYCNVTPVGMQGAGQDPNGSLLSSSSSMVNYYNQFQTAGSYKILKSNFPKFNYHPGCVTIAAAGEVVADGKEEDENDSSHIYIFGTRIEKMKLDDESPSEEGMDDDVQGDGNGNESIEE